Proteins encoded within one genomic window of Raineyella fluvialis:
- a CDS encoding PrsW family intramembrane metalloprotease translates to MGKSDRSAPNWRWILVLTGTGVLYWLVLLSMVVTANPNLFPTLLLLGALVAPLTVLTYLNWPTGDSVVDGRLVAWVAVLSGVLGVLAAGVLEYATATQRSQWPMLTVAVIEETLKILVPIGALAFASRAVTDARAGLVIGVASGAGFAVLETMGYGFTTLLTSHSLAAVDQILLVRGVFAPACHLAWTGLLGASLWNFRTRPVGRALLGFVATYVVVVLLHALWDTLSASWLAHVLIAAVSVLLLVARERRIPSGAVR, encoded by the coding sequence ATGGGCAAGAGTGACCGGTCCGCTCCGAATTGGCGCTGGATCCTCGTTCTCACCGGGACGGGAGTCCTCTACTGGCTCGTACTTCTCTCGATGGTCGTCACCGCCAACCCGAACCTCTTCCCCACCCTGCTGCTGCTCGGCGCTCTGGTGGCCCCCCTGACCGTGCTCACCTACCTCAACTGGCCGACCGGCGACAGCGTCGTCGACGGCCGGCTGGTGGCCTGGGTCGCCGTCCTCAGCGGTGTCCTGGGAGTCCTGGCCGCGGGCGTCCTCGAGTACGCCACCGCGACGCAACGTTCCCAGTGGCCGATGCTGACGGTGGCCGTCATCGAGGAGACCCTCAAGATCCTGGTGCCGATCGGGGCGCTGGCCTTCGCCTCCCGGGCGGTGACCGACGCCCGGGCCGGGCTCGTCATCGGCGTCGCGTCCGGCGCCGGCTTCGCCGTCCTGGAGACGATGGGGTACGGCTTCACCACCCTGCTCACCTCCCACAGCCTCGCCGCCGTCGACCAGATCCTGCTGGTCCGCGGTGTCTTCGCACCCGCCTGTCACCTGGCCTGGACCGGCCTGCTGGGCGCCTCGCTCTGGAACTTCCGGACGCGCCCCGTCGGCCGTGCGCTGCTGGGCTTCGTGGCGACGTACGTCGTCGTCGTGCTGCTGCACGCGCTGTGGGACACGCTGTCCGCGTCCTGGCTCGCCCACGTCCTCATCGCAGCGGTGAGCGTGCTGCTGCTGGTCGCGCGGGAACGCAGGATCCCGTCGGGTGCCGTAAGGTGA
- a CDS encoding sensor histidine kinase codes for MSAVREPGPVGDATDAGGRHAAEGHAAEGRASEGPGVRGQAAVVAVLVLAFALFTGGGIMLGALGASLRRGVEDIQRARLAQAVAIITENGIPALETAEVQYLGVGGALQVIDPTRTGPDAVVFAADGRWDEPVTTAAPAPGVTVVDRHARAPQGGSSLLAVAQGVRSGGAAYVVVTAGPLVGVERALRQDALSLVVGVPLLSLLGGWAVWLLVGRTLRPVEELRSAVEEIGAADVTGRVPVPPRHDEIGRLAVTMNALLTRIQHSRDSQRRFVADASHELRSPVAALGAGLEILEHRPEELPAVLPLLVTETRHLASLTDGLLMLARADAGMLRRRSIDVDLDDILAAEVVRLRASGRLLVEAHLAAGRVVGEPDDLFRAVRNLVDNAARASRGRIGLSVVVEGADVVVRVDDDGPGIPVTERTRIFDRFVRLDSDRARSNGGAGLGLAIVHSVISSHGGTVTAGESPWGGARFEIRLPSTGTPVVAEEDESGGLDDNDQQDGTGGPDRPQPPSR; via the coding sequence ATGTCCGCCGTACGCGAGCCCGGACCGGTCGGCGACGCGACCGATGCCGGGGGACGTCACGCCGCGGAAGGTCACGCCGCCGAGGGCCGAGCGTCCGAGGGACCCGGCGTCCGGGGCCAGGCCGCCGTCGTCGCCGTGCTCGTCCTCGCCTTCGCGCTCTTCACCGGCGGCGGGATCATGCTCGGCGCCCTCGGGGCCAGTCTTCGCCGGGGCGTCGAGGACATCCAGCGGGCCAGGCTCGCCCAGGCGGTCGCGATCATCACCGAGAACGGCATCCCGGCCCTGGAGACGGCGGAGGTCCAGTACCTCGGTGTGGGCGGAGCGCTGCAGGTCATCGATCCCACCCGCACCGGCCCCGACGCGGTGGTGTTCGCGGCGGACGGCCGCTGGGACGAGCCGGTGACGACGGCGGCGCCGGCCCCCGGAGTGACGGTCGTCGACCGACATGCCCGCGCCCCGCAGGGCGGCAGTTCGCTCCTCGCGGTGGCCCAGGGCGTCCGGTCCGGCGGGGCGGCGTACGTGGTCGTCACCGCAGGTCCCCTGGTGGGGGTCGAGCGCGCGCTGCGCCAGGACGCCCTGTCCCTCGTCGTCGGGGTGCCGTTGCTGTCCTTGCTGGGCGGTTGGGCCGTCTGGCTCCTGGTCGGCCGTACGTTGCGGCCAGTGGAGGAACTGCGCTCGGCGGTCGAGGAGATCGGTGCGGCCGACGTGACCGGCCGGGTGCCGGTGCCACCCCGGCACGACGAGATCGGGCGGTTGGCGGTGACGATGAACGCGCTGCTCACCCGGATCCAGCACTCCCGCGACAGTCAGAGGCGATTCGTGGCGGACGCCAGCCACGAGTTGCGCTCCCCGGTCGCGGCCCTCGGTGCCGGGCTGGAGATCCTCGAACACCGCCCGGAGGAACTGCCGGCAGTGCTCCCGCTGCTGGTCACCGAGACCCGTCACCTCGCCTCGCTCACCGACGGGCTGCTGATGCTGGCCCGCGCCGATGCGGGGATGTTGCGGCGGCGCAGCATCGATGTGGACCTCGACGACATCCTGGCGGCCGAAGTCGTCCGGCTGCGGGCGTCCGGTCGCCTGCTCGTGGAGGCCCATCTGGCCGCGGGACGGGTGGTGGGGGAACCCGACGACCTGTTCCGGGCCGTCCGCAACCTCGTCGACAACGCGGCCCGGGCCTCCCGGGGCCGGATCGGCCTGTCGGTGGTGGTGGAGGGTGCGGACGTGGTGGTCCGGGTCGATGACGACGGGCCCGGCATCCCGGTGACCGAGCGGACCCGCATCTTCGACCGCTTCGTGAGGCTCGACTCCGACCGCGCCCGGTCCAACGGCGGGGCGGGCCTGGGCCTGGCGATCGTGCACAGTGTCATCAGCAGCCATGGCGGCACGGTCACCGCGGGGGAGTCACCCTGGGGAGGAGCCCGGTTCGAGATCCGGCTGCCCTCGACGGGCACCCCGGTGGTGGCCGAGGAGGACGAGAGCGGCGGGCTCGACGACAACGACCAGCAGGACGGGACGGGCGGGCCGGACCGCCCTCAGCCGCCCAGCCGATAG
- a CDS encoding response regulator transcription factor — MRVLLVEDDRSLAELVQRGLAPDGFGVDVARTGPEGLWAATEEPYDAVVLDIMLPGLNGYDVLKGIRKAEIWVPVIMLTAKDGDLDQVDAFDLGADDYLTKPFSLAVLSARLRALIRRGAPPRPSVLVVGDLALDPSSGRVSRNGTDIRLTAKEFALLEYLMRRAGDVVSKADLLDHVWDAAFDGDLNIVEVYIGYLRRKIDEPFGVRSIETLRGRGYRLGG; from the coding sequence GTGCGAGTCCTGCTGGTGGAGGACGACAGGTCGTTGGCCGAGCTCGTCCAACGAGGTCTGGCGCCGGACGGGTTCGGTGTCGATGTCGCCCGCACCGGCCCGGAGGGGTTGTGGGCGGCGACCGAGGAGCCGTACGACGCGGTGGTCCTCGACATCATGCTCCCGGGGCTGAACGGCTATGACGTCCTCAAGGGCATCCGGAAGGCGGAGATCTGGGTGCCGGTGATCATGCTCACCGCCAAGGACGGCGACCTGGACCAGGTGGACGCTTTCGACCTGGGGGCCGATGACTATCTCACCAAGCCCTTCAGCCTGGCCGTCCTCAGCGCCCGGCTCCGTGCGCTGATCCGCCGCGGTGCACCGCCGAGGCCGTCCGTGCTGGTCGTCGGCGACCTGGCGCTGGATCCGTCCAGTGGCCGGGTGTCCCGCAACGGCACCGACATCCGTCTCACGGCCAAGGAGTTCGCCCTCCTCGAGTACCTGATGCGACGCGCCGGGGACGTGGTGTCCAAGGCTGACCTGCTCGACCATGTCTGGGACGCGGCCTTCGACGGGGACCTCAACATCGTCGAGGTCTACATCGGTTACCTCCGCCGCAAGATCGACGAACCGTTCGGGGTGCGCTCGATCGAGACGCTCCGGGGCCGCGGCTATCGGCTGGGCGGCTGA
- a CDS encoding AI-2E family transporter: MSTSTPEPTSASIDEAIPRGLRIAAAWGWRLIVLVAVGYGVSWVFEQIPILVTATMVALLLAVLLGPMVTWLHRRVRLHRGVAAVISVLLTAAVAGGLLAIVGHRIASGVTHSHLDFSGSLLQFQTWLSSGPLHLRPGQIARVFTEVQTWVSQHTTNLTQGAFRVGSSAVDSVVGTFLCLITTIMFLADGRRIWIFLIGGFPIESRVRIDAAFRSGWRSLSAYIHTQLLVAALDALLVGTGAAILGSPFAMAMAILVFVTAFVPVIGVVFGGAVAILTILVFQGWVPALVMLAIVTGVQQLESHILQPFLMGRAVALHPLAVIFAVTAGTMMFGAVGALFAVPTLAMANAGIRTYARTSARRPMPLPLHGKGPDDHGPGQPHPPAGDAPTA; this comes from the coding sequence GTGAGCACCAGCACACCGGAACCTACCTCCGCCTCGATCGACGAGGCGATACCGCGGGGGCTGCGGATCGCCGCGGCCTGGGGCTGGCGGCTGATCGTCCTCGTGGCGGTCGGCTACGGCGTCTCCTGGGTGTTCGAACAGATCCCCATCCTGGTCACGGCCACCATGGTGGCCCTGCTGCTGGCGGTCCTGCTCGGCCCGATGGTGACCTGGCTGCACCGCCGGGTGCGCCTGCACCGTGGCGTCGCGGCAGTGATCAGCGTCCTGCTGACCGCCGCGGTCGCCGGCGGACTGCTGGCCATCGTCGGTCATCGCATCGCCAGTGGCGTCACCCACAGCCATCTGGACTTCTCCGGCAGCCTGCTGCAGTTCCAGACCTGGCTCTCCAGCGGGCCCCTGCACCTGCGACCGGGGCAGATCGCCCGGGTGTTCACCGAGGTGCAGACCTGGGTGAGCCAACACACCACCAACCTCACCCAGGGGGCGTTCCGGGTCGGATCCTCGGCGGTGGACAGCGTGGTCGGGACCTTCCTCTGCCTGATCACCACCATCATGTTCCTGGCCGACGGCCGGCGGATCTGGATCTTCCTCATCGGCGGCTTCCCGATCGAGTCGCGGGTCCGCATCGACGCCGCCTTTCGCAGCGGCTGGCGCAGCCTGTCCGCCTATATCCACACCCAGCTCCTGGTCGCCGCCCTCGACGCGCTGCTCGTCGGCACCGGCGCGGCCATCCTCGGGTCGCCGTTCGCGATGGCGATGGCGATCCTGGTCTTCGTCACCGCCTTCGTCCCGGTGATCGGCGTGGTCTTCGGCGGTGCCGTCGCCATCCTCACCATCCTGGTCTTCCAGGGATGGGTACCGGCGTTGGTGATGCTCGCGATCGTCACCGGCGTGCAGCAGCTGGAGTCGCACATCCTGCAGCCGTTCCTGATGGGCCGCGCCGTCGCCCTGCACCCGCTCGCGGTCATCTTCGCGGTGACCGCCGGGACGATGATGTTCGGTGCCGTCGGGGCCCTGTTCGCCGTGCCGACGCTGGCGATGGCGAACGCCGGCATCCGTACGTACGCCCGCACGTCGGCCCGCCGCCCGATGCCGCTGCCCCTCCACGGCAAGGGGCCGGATGACCACGGCCCGGGACAGCCCCACCCGCCCGCCGGGGACGCTCCCACCGCATGA
- a CDS encoding fumarylacetoacetate hydrolase family protein, giving the protein MRLATLRTSTGTVAARLDGDHYTLIEGCEDLSELLCEPDWTEIAAAAAGDVVPAARAELATLLPAPGKVICAGLNYATHIREMGRELPEHPTLFAKFADSLTGPYDDVVAPAEDPMLDWECELGVVIGQDAYRVTEAEAADHIAGYTVVNDVSMRGYQRRTGEWLQGKIWQSATPVGPVLVTPDEFDPEHAAITTKVNGRLMQEANTGDLVFTAARLVAYLSTIITLRPGDLLLTGTPGGVGLARDPQVFLRPGDVVEVEVDGLGRLENHIVPPRH; this is encoded by the coding sequence ATGCGCCTCGCCACCCTGCGTACGTCCACCGGCACCGTCGCCGCCCGCCTGGACGGCGATCACTACACCCTGATCGAGGGCTGTGAGGACCTCAGTGAACTGCTCTGCGAGCCCGACTGGACCGAGATCGCCGCAGCTGCGGCGGGTGACGTGGTCCCCGCGGCACGGGCCGAGCTGGCGACGCTGTTGCCGGCTCCGGGCAAGGTGATCTGCGCCGGTCTCAACTACGCCACCCACATCCGCGAGATGGGCCGTGAGCTGCCCGAGCATCCGACGCTCTTCGCGAAGTTCGCGGACAGCCTCACCGGACCGTACGACGACGTGGTGGCTCCGGCGGAGGACCCGATGCTGGACTGGGAGTGCGAACTGGGCGTGGTCATCGGCCAGGACGCCTACCGGGTCACCGAGGCGGAGGCCGCCGATCACATCGCCGGCTACACCGTGGTCAACGACGTGTCCATGCGTGGCTACCAGCGTCGGACCGGGGAGTGGTTGCAGGGCAAGATCTGGCAGTCGGCGACCCCGGTCGGCCCCGTGCTCGTCACTCCCGACGAGTTCGACCCCGAGCACGCCGCGATCACCACGAAGGTCAACGGCAGACTGATGCAGGAGGCGAACACGGGTGACCTGGTGTTCACCGCGGCGAGGCTAGTCGCGTACCTGTCGACGATCATCACCCTGCGCCCCGGCGACCTGCTGCTGACCGGCACCCCCGGTGGCGTCGGCCTGGCCCGCGACCCGCAGGTCTTCCTCCGCCCGGGGGACGTCGTCGAGGTCGAGGTGGACGGACTGGGCCGGCTGGAGAACCACATCGTGCCGCCTCGGCACTGA
- the pepN gene encoding aminopeptidase N, translated as MSSANLTRAEAEQRSANLEVHAYDVDLDLTGAADPERTGFGSVTTITFLSEQEDVRLDFLGESVEGVEVNGRALDPSQVWDGAALRLTGLAPHRTNRVTVRAVAAYSRTGQGLHRFVDPLDGETYLYSHLEPADARRIFATFEQPDLKATRIVHVTAPAGWSVVANMPVASAVPVGDEAVRTTFQPTPPLSTYLTAVCAGPWHHVHDVWTRRVGASTLEVPLGLWCRASLAQHLDADALFDTTKRGLDHYHQLFGFPYPWGKYDQLFAPEYNIGAMENPGCITFNEKYLFTSRPTRQELAQRSNTMLHEMAHLWFGDLVTPAWWDDLWLKESFAEYMGVRSSVEADDHPEAWVSFAGARKAWAYAADRRPTTHPVAADIPDLEAARQNFDGITYAKGAAVLKQLVAYVGDEAFFSGARLYFARHAFGAARLVDLLDALEEVSGRNLRAWAEQWLQTSGVDELTTEGPGPEGIIHLRRTSPDTARRPHRLSVGLYLPDSTGRLLRTHRAEADLVGDGVDIDLVDADPAGERPRLVLPNDDDLTYALTRLDPASRDTALTYAGGMVDPLAQSQVWAALWNDVRDARLPATRFIAAVLQHAGRLDGRDDEGATVLLPHLVGDVATGVSDLLPRCLREAAWADAFDGAWTRLVGADPGSDQQLAWARAATLFGGQVGAEDAPGVAARLGLLLDGPAPEGLEIGSELRWRTLIALAGLDRVDDAELDAALAAEPTARARAHRLTARVGRPDARVRAWAWEQVQRYPSEWSNEEISAALAGWTMPGHRDLVAEFAEPYWSRLTRWWERFPIEIATRLVSGLFPAVVDVDLTREAVDQPVVAAAHRWLDEHTGAPGALRRLVLEHADAAERAARAQLTVLEQVAAENG; from the coding sequence GTGAGCAGCGCGAACCTGACCAGGGCCGAGGCGGAACAGCGGTCCGCGAATCTCGAGGTCCATGCCTACGACGTCGACCTGGACCTCACCGGTGCCGCGGACCCGGAACGGACAGGTTTCGGGTCCGTCACCACGATCACCTTCCTCAGTGAGCAGGAGGACGTCCGACTCGACTTCCTCGGCGAGTCGGTCGAGGGCGTCGAGGTGAACGGCCGCGCGCTCGACCCGAGCCAGGTGTGGGACGGTGCGGCCCTACGGCTGACCGGCCTGGCGCCGCACCGTACCAATCGGGTGACCGTGCGGGCGGTGGCTGCGTACTCCCGCACCGGTCAGGGCCTCCACCGGTTCGTCGACCCGCTCGACGGGGAGACCTATCTCTACTCGCACCTCGAGCCGGCCGATGCGCGGCGGATCTTCGCCACCTTCGAGCAGCCCGACCTCAAGGCGACCCGGATCGTCCACGTCACGGCCCCGGCGGGCTGGTCGGTCGTCGCCAACATGCCTGTCGCGTCGGCGGTCCCGGTCGGGGACGAGGCGGTCCGGACGACGTTCCAGCCCACCCCTCCGCTGTCGACGTACCTCACGGCGGTGTGCGCCGGGCCCTGGCACCACGTCCACGACGTGTGGACCCGCCGGGTCGGAGCGAGCACCCTCGAGGTCCCGCTGGGCCTGTGGTGCCGCGCCTCCCTGGCTCAGCACCTCGACGCCGACGCGCTCTTCGACACCACCAAGCGGGGTCTCGACCACTACCACCAGCTCTTCGGGTTCCCCTATCCCTGGGGGAAGTACGACCAGCTCTTCGCCCCCGAGTACAACATCGGGGCGATGGAGAACCCGGGCTGCATCACCTTCAACGAGAAGTACCTCTTCACCTCCCGCCCGACCCGTCAGGAGCTCGCGCAGCGCTCCAACACGATGCTGCACGAGATGGCCCACCTGTGGTTCGGTGACCTGGTCACCCCGGCCTGGTGGGACGACCTCTGGCTGAAGGAGTCCTTCGCCGAGTACATGGGAGTGCGGTCCAGCGTCGAGGCCGATGACCATCCGGAGGCCTGGGTCAGTTTCGCCGGGGCGCGCAAGGCATGGGCGTACGCCGCGGACCGCCGACCGACCACCCATCCCGTCGCGGCCGACATCCCCGACCTGGAGGCGGCCAGGCAGAACTTCGACGGCATCACCTACGCGAAGGGCGCCGCGGTGCTCAAGCAGTTGGTGGCGTACGTCGGGGACGAGGCGTTCTTCTCCGGTGCCCGGCTCTACTTCGCCCGCCATGCCTTCGGTGCCGCGCGCCTTGTCGACCTGTTGGACGCGCTGGAGGAGGTGTCCGGGCGCAACCTGCGGGCCTGGGCCGAACAGTGGCTGCAGACCTCCGGTGTCGACGAGCTGACGACCGAGGGCCCCGGGCCGGAGGGGATCATCCACCTGCGCCGGACCTCCCCCGATACCGCCCGCCGCCCGCACCGGCTCTCGGTCGGTCTGTACCTGCCGGACAGCACCGGGCGGTTGCTGCGCACCCACCGGGCCGAGGCCGATCTCGTCGGTGACGGGGTCGACATCGACCTCGTCGACGCCGACCCGGCAGGGGAGAGGCCCCGACTGGTGCTGCCCAACGACGACGACCTGACGTACGCCCTCACCCGCCTCGACCCGGCCAGCCGCGACACGGCGCTGACGTACGCCGGTGGGATGGTCGACCCGCTCGCGCAGTCGCAGGTCTGGGCGGCCCTCTGGAACGACGTCCGCGATGCCCGCCTCCCGGCCACCCGCTTCATCGCCGCGGTGCTGCAGCACGCCGGCCGACTGGACGGCCGCGACGACGAGGGTGCCACCGTCCTGCTGCCCCACCTGGTCGGTGATGTGGCCACCGGCGTCTCCGATCTGCTGCCCCGATGCCTTCGTGAGGCCGCCTGGGCTGACGCGTTCGACGGCGCCTGGACTCGGCTGGTCGGCGCCGACCCGGGCTCGGACCAGCAGCTCGCCTGGGCCCGCGCCGCCACCCTGTTCGGCGGCCAGGTCGGAGCCGAGGACGCCCCCGGTGTCGCCGCCCGGCTCGGCCTGCTACTCGACGGCCCCGCCCCCGAGGGGCTCGAGATCGGGTCGGAGCTGCGCTGGCGCACGCTGATCGCCCTGGCGGGGCTGGACCGTGTCGACGACGCCGAACTCGACGCCGCCCTCGCGGCGGAGCCGACCGCCCGGGCCCGCGCCCATCGGCTCACCGCCCGGGTAGGGCGCCCTGACGCCCGCGTCCGGGCCTGGGCCTGGGAACAGGTGCAGCGGTACCCCTCGGAGTGGTCGAACGAGGAGATCAGCGCCGCGCTGGCCGGCTGGACGATGCCGGGTCACCGCGACCTCGTCGCGGAGTTCGCCGAGCCGTACTGGAGCCGGCTCACCCGGTGGTGGGAACGGTTCCCGATCGAGATCGCCACCCGGCTGGTCAGTGGCCTGTTTCCGGCGGTCGTCGACGTGGACCTCACCCGGGAGGCGGTCGACCAGCCGGTCGTCGCGGCGGCCCACCGGTGGCTCGACGAGCACACCGGCGCTCCTGGCGCCCTGCGCCGGCTGGTCCTCGAGCACGCCGATGCGGCCGAACGGGCCGCGCGGGCGCAGTTGACCGTCCTCGAGCAGGTGGCGGCCGAGAACGGCTGA
- a CDS encoding benzoate/H(+) symporter BenE family transporter, with product MDRQTVTRTESPQASTRIEERPRRTLRGEVSLSAVVAGFVAVAISYAGPLLVVLQAARAGGLSADLTSSWVWAISVGSGVACILGSLVTRQPVMIAWSIPGAAVLMAMLGSYTLNEAIGAYIVCGALSALLGATGLIGRLLAMVPRPITQAVLAGVLLPFGITVAGAVVSAPVVAGGIVVGYLIGRRFLPRYAVFGAMALGAVLAAATGTSGTFAVHPGITVPMLLVPHFTLGSILGIGLPLFIVTQAGQNAPGLIVMRASGFEPNDRLLLTGSGIVSIVFAFFGAHALNLAAVTAAIATSGESHPDKRRRYVAGVSTGVFYVLGGFLATMIVGLFAAIPPAMLTALAGVALLVPAQNALHGTMQEGATAPG from the coding sequence ATGGACCGGCAGACGGTGACCCGGACGGAGAGCCCGCAGGCCTCCACGAGGATCGAGGAGCGGCCGCGGCGCACCCTGCGCGGGGAAGTGTCGCTGTCGGCCGTCGTCGCCGGTTTCGTCGCCGTCGCCATCTCCTACGCCGGGCCGCTCCTGGTGGTGCTGCAGGCTGCTCGCGCGGGCGGCCTGTCGGCGGACCTGACGAGTTCGTGGGTCTGGGCCATCTCCGTCGGGTCGGGAGTGGCCTGCATCCTCGGCAGCCTTGTCACCCGCCAACCGGTGATGATCGCCTGGTCGATCCCCGGTGCGGCGGTGTTGATGGCCATGCTCGGCAGCTACACCCTCAACGAGGCGATCGGCGCCTACATCGTCTGTGGTGCACTCAGCGCCCTGCTCGGGGCCACAGGGCTGATCGGGCGCCTCCTGGCGATGGTGCCGCGCCCGATCACGCAGGCGGTGCTGGCCGGGGTACTGCTGCCTTTCGGCATCACCGTGGCGGGTGCCGTCGTCAGCGCACCGGTCGTGGCCGGTGGCATCGTCGTCGGCTACCTCATCGGTCGCCGGTTCCTGCCGCGGTACGCCGTCTTCGGGGCGATGGCGCTCGGCGCCGTCCTCGCCGCCGCCACGGGAACGTCCGGCACGTTCGCCGTGCACCCCGGCATCACCGTGCCGATGCTGCTGGTCCCGCACTTCACGCTGGGATCGATCCTGGGCATCGGGCTGCCGCTGTTCATCGTCACCCAAGCCGGCCAGAACGCTCCGGGGCTGATCGTCATGCGCGCCTCCGGGTTCGAGCCGAACGATCGGCTGCTGCTCACCGGCTCCGGCATCGTGTCGATCGTCTTCGCCTTCTTCGGTGCCCACGCGCTCAACCTGGCGGCCGTCACCGCGGCCATCGCCACGAGCGGCGAGTCGCACCCGGACAAGCGCCGCCGCTACGTCGCCGGGGTCTCGACCGGCGTCTTCTACGTGCTCGGCGGCTTCCTCGCCACGATGATCGTCGGCCTGTTCGCGGCGATCCCGCCCGCCATGCTCACCGCTCTGGCCGGGGTGGCCCTGCTGGTCCCGGCCCAGAACGCCCTGCACGGGACGATGCAGGAGGGGGCCACGGCCCCGGGGTGA
- a CDS encoding benzoate/H(+) symporter BenE family transporter, producing the protein MIEAALVTLVVSLSGVHPFGIVAAFWGLLAGLVTYAVLRRRPPRA; encoded by the coding sequence GTGATCGAGGCGGCCCTGGTCACGCTGGTGGTCTCCCTGTCGGGCGTCCACCCCTTCGGGATCGTGGCCGCGTTCTGGGGTCTGCTGGCCGGTCTCGTCACGTACGCGGTGCTGCGGCGGCGTCCGCCGCGGGCCTGA
- the xylB gene encoding xylulokinase translates to MTGRYVLGVDSSTQSCKSVLIEAETGRIEALQRAAHPRGTQVDPQAWRTALSASADGLLERAAAVGVGGQQHGMVALDAEGCVVRPAMLWNDTSSADAATRLVAELGGPQACADAVGSVMVASLTASKLRWLRDEEPENAARVASVMLPHDYLTWHLGGRAEMTTDHGDASGTGYYSTAERRFLPEIAELALGHRTDLPRIAAPNEVVGHTRHGAAISAGTGDNMAAALGMGLQPGDICLSIGTSGVASGVSERPVHDGSGLVTGFADATGRYLPLACTLNGARVLELGATMLGVDLDEFSRLALAGTPGAHGLVLLPYLDGERTPNRPHATGVFRGLTTATSREDIARAAVEGLLCSMWDAVLALRNATGMTAGRIFMIGGGSRSEAVRRIAPQVFGQEVALLADGEYVALGAARQALWALTGDDTPPDWPAPDATVHQGDATPAVHEQYAALRDDTEGWD, encoded by the coding sequence GTGACCGGTCGTTACGTACTGGGCGTCGATTCGTCCACCCAGTCCTGCAAGTCCGTCCTGATCGAAGCCGAGACCGGCCGGATCGAAGCACTCCAGCGGGCGGCCCACCCGCGGGGCACCCAGGTTGATCCGCAGGCCTGGCGGACCGCGCTGTCCGCCTCGGCCGACGGCCTGCTGGAGCGGGCCGCGGCGGTGGGCGTGGGTGGCCAGCAGCACGGCATGGTCGCCCTCGACGCCGAGGGCTGCGTCGTACGCCCCGCCATGCTGTGGAACGACACCTCCTCCGCCGACGCCGCCACCCGGCTGGTGGCCGAGCTCGGTGGCCCACAGGCCTGCGCGGATGCCGTCGGCAGCGTGATGGTGGCCTCCCTCACCGCCTCGAAGCTGCGCTGGCTGCGCGATGAGGAGCCGGAGAACGCCGCTCGGGTCGCCTCGGTCATGCTGCCGCACGACTACCTCACCTGGCACCTGGGCGGCCGTGCCGAGATGACGACCGACCATGGGGACGCCTCCGGGACCGGCTACTACTCGACCGCCGAGCGCCGGTTCCTCCCCGAGATCGCGGAGCTCGCCCTGGGGCATCGTACGGATCTGCCGCGCATCGCCGCCCCGAACGAGGTCGTCGGCCACACCCGGCACGGCGCCGCCATCTCGGCCGGCACGGGGGACAACATGGCCGCCGCGCTGGGGATGGGGCTGCAGCCGGGCGACATCTGCCTGTCGATCGGCACGTCCGGGGTGGCCTCCGGAGTGAGCGAGCGACCGGTCCACGACGGTTCGGGACTGGTGACCGGCTTCGCCGACGCGACCGGACGCTACCTGCCGCTGGCCTGCACCCTCAACGGGGCGCGCGTCCTCGAGCTCGGGGCGACGATGCTCGGGGTGGATCTCGACGAGTTCTCCCGGCTTGCGCTGGCCGGCACCCCCGGAGCGCACGGCCTCGTCCTGCTGCCCTATCTGGACGGCGAACGTACGCCCAACCGCCCGCACGCCACCGGCGTCTTCCGCGGCCTGACCACGGCGACGTCCCGCGAGGACATCGCCCGGGCAGCCGTGGAGGGCCTGTTGTGCTCGATGTGGGATGCGGTCCTGGCGCTCCGCAACGCGACGGGGATGACCGCCGGTCGGATCTTCATGATCGGAGGAGGCTCACGCTCCGAGGCGGTCCGGCGGATCGCCCCGCAGGTCTTCGGCCAGGAGGTCGCCCTGCTCGCCGATGGCGAGTACGTGGCCCTGGGCGCCGCACGCCAGGCACTGTGGGCGCTCACCGGGGACGACACGCCGCCCGACTGGCCGGCTCCGGACGCGACGGTCCACCAGGGTGACGCCACCCCGGCGGTGCACGAGCAGTACGCGGCGCTGCGGGACGACACCGAGGGCTGGGACTGA